From the genome of bacterium:
TTCGCTGTTTCGGATAGAGACGCCGGCAGCCGCGGCGCGTGATATTACAGTAATCAAGAAAAATGTCGAAGCGATTCCGACAGACAAATGGACTGAAGCAACCTGTGAGTTTCGTGTTAACCAATAGCATGTGTAAAACAACCTTGCGGTTAACAAATCCAAAAAGGAGGAGCACTATCATGTTTTGTCCAAAATGTGGTTTTGAAAATCCAGATGGAGCTAAGTTCTGTGGTAAATGTGGCACTTCCATGACAATAGATTACCCGACTGAGCCACAAACCCAAATAGGGAAACCGCCTTTCCCACCAGATGGTGCACCAGTCTCATCGGGGTTGAAGACGGGCATCATTGTCGGCACATTGTTCATACCATTGCTCGGCATTATCATGGGAATAATCTACATGAA
Proteins encoded in this window:
- a CDS encoding zinc ribbon domain-containing protein, whose product is MFCPKCGFENPDGAKFCGKCGTSMTIDYPTEPQTQIGKPPFPPDGAPVSSGLKTGIIVGTLFIPLLGIIMGIIYMNDPNPAKKAVGRLWLWVGISVCVLSCICGIIAYVIGMSGSYY